In Silene latifolia isolate original U9 population chromosome X, ASM4854445v1, whole genome shotgun sequence, the following proteins share a genomic window:
- the LOC141616988 gene encoding secreted RxLR effector protein 161-like, whose translation MTGSKPVHTPIQQNHNLAFASGYVLRDMMKYRRLVGGLVYLTITRPDLVYAVHVLSQFMNEPRKEHWDAALRVVKYVKMNPSVGIVLKRDSDMQLRGYCDSDWARCPLTRRSLSGYIVSLGNSPISWRAKKQVTVSKSTAETEYRAMAAVTSELIWVKSFLASLGVFHMKPMRLFCDNQAAIHIARIPVFHDRTKHIEIDCHFVRQHLVNKTIATFHVRSKEQIADLFTKALGGEAYEHLLYKLGLGLPSAPT comes from the coding sequence ATGACGGGATCAAAGCCTGTACATACACCCATTCAACAAAATCATAATTTGGCATTTGCAAGTGGCTACGTACTGAGAGATATGATGAAGTATAGACGACTTGTGGGCGGGTTAGTTTATCTTACAATAACACGGCCTGATCTTGTGTATGCGGTGCATGTCCTATCACAGTTTATGAATGAACCTCGAAAGGAACATTGGGATGCAGCATTGCGAGTTGTGAAGTATGTTAAGATGAATCCGAGTGTGGGAATTGTTTTAAAACGGGATTCGGATATGCAGTTGAGAGGTTATTGTGATTCTGATTGGGCAAGATGCCCGTTGACAAGAAGGTCTTTAAGCGGATATATTGTGTCTCTTGGTAACTCGCCAATATCATGGCGGGCTAAGAAACAAGTTACGGTTTCCAAGTCAACGGCGGAAACAGAATATCGAGCAATGGCAGCCGTCACAAGTGAGTTAATTTGGGTCAAGTCCTTCCTTGCTTCGTTGGGAGTTTTTCATATGAAACCAATGAGATTATTTTGCGATAATCAAGCTGCAATTCACATTGCGAGAATCCCGGTGTTTCACGATCGTACAAAGCATATTGAAATCGATTGTCATTTCGTTCGACAACACTTGGTTAACAAGACGATAGCCACATTTCACGTTCGTAGCAAAGAGCAAATAGCAGACTTATTTACAAAGGCGCTAGGGGGTGAAGCGTATGAGCATTTGCTATACAAGTTGGGACTTGGCTTACcaagtgctccaacttga
- the LOC141623089 gene encoding uncharacterized protein LOC141623089 yields the protein MPSRSKRKASDAQLPVTESNHSQKKHHNLHSNNILQSDQHDSFEGDRLVTFLNSFQRVIESERQSNQTLPDKFWFKMQFAVGINEVTRLLERMNPLDNAASATPLQAVLVASDCNPKSLIKHLPSLATSRKVPLLYVKDKKEGSLRLGEVVKVKTAMAIGVKAKKSSINQFVQGVIHPDKLDETRCLDS from the exons ATGCCGTCAAGAAGTAAAAGAAAAGCCTCTGATGCCCAACTTCCTGTTACTGAATCAAACCACAGTCAAAAGAAGCACCATAATCTTCATTCCAACAATAT CTTGCAATCCGATCAACATGACAGCTTTGAAGGAGACCGTCTTGTCACCTTTCTCAATTCCTTCCAAAG GGTTATCGAATCTGAAAGACAGTCTAATCAAACTTTGCCTGACAAATTCTGGTTTAAG ATGCAGTTTGCTGTCGGGATAAACGAAGTGACACGATTGCTTGAGCGAATGAACCCTTTGGACAATGCCGCATCTGCCACCCCACTTCAG GCGGTGCTAGTAGCATCGGACTGCAACCCCAAGTCGCTCATTAAGCATCTGCCAAGCTTGGCTACTTCCAGGAAAGTACCACTTTTGTATGTCAAAGATAAGAAAGAAGGTTCTCTGAGGTTGGGCGAGGTTGTTAAGGTCAAAACAGCGATGGCTATCGGAGTTAAG GCTAAAAAAAGTAGCATCAACCAATTTGTTCAAGGTGTTATTCATCCCGACAAGTTGGATGAAACTAGATGCTTGGACTCCTAG
- the LOC141623092 gene encoding mitochondrial import inner membrane translocase subunit TIM14-3-like, with product MVVPLIAGAAIAATAVAGKYGIQAWQAFKARPPRLRKFYEGGFQHKMTRREAALILGVRESVALEKVKEAHRRVMIANHPDAGGSHYLASKINEAKDLMLGKSENSSSPF from the exons ATG GTAGTTCCACTCATAGCTGGGGCGGCTATTGCTGCTACTGCTGTTGCTGGTAAATATGGTATTCAAGCTTGGCAAGCATTCAAGGCAAGACCGCCTAGACTTCGCAAATTTTATGAAGGTGGGTTCCAGCATAAGATGACAAGGCGCGAAGCAGCTTTAATACTTGGAGTCAG GGAAAGTGTAGCTTTGGAGAAGGTAAAGGAAGCTCATAGAAGGGTCATGATAGCAAACCACCCAGATGCTGGTGGTAGCCATTACCTGGCCTCAAAGATTAACGAAGCCAAAGATCTGATGCTCGGGAAATCAGAGAACAGTTCCTCACCTTTCTAA